GACGAGATCCGTTACGGCGACAAGCTGACGAGGCACATCGCCATCCTGCAGTCCATCGACAACACCTACCGCTCGGTCGAGCTGATGACCATCAGGAGGAAGGACGCCGCGGTGCTCATGAACATGGACTCCCCCAGGTGGAGGGACCCCGCGGACGGGGGGCCGGCCGAGAAGGAGTTCAAGTTCCAGTCCAACACCAGGATGGGTACGTCCTACGTCACCGTCCAGAAATGGAAGGACAGGGACGAGCTCTTCTTCACCATGTCCGCCTGGAGGATGGGTACCTCCGTCATGGCCGAGAGGTTCGCGGTCAGCAAGATCATCCCCGACGACGAGGACCTCGAGAAGTGCACCACGCTGAACCTCATGGGACGCAACAGACAGGTGATACCGGTCACCGTCATCAACACCCACCGCGACGAGGAGGTGACCCAGAGATGAACTTCGGCACCTGGGACCAGCGCGAGCTGCACCTTACTGGCGCGGCCGCGGCGATGTGCGTCTGTGTCCTGATCTACCTGCCCGGCATCGTCGAGGAAGGCATCCACTACTTCGACGACCTAGCCGATTTCATGGCCATCGTGGTGGCCGTCATGTTCATGTTCTTCGCTGTCCTCTTCCGCCATGACAAATGGACCAGTCTGCTGATCCTCCTCGGCGGAGTGAACCTCTACTCGGCCATCCGCTGCCTGGCGGTCGACTTCACGCAGAGCATGATGTTCTTCCAGCTGGTGCTGATGGACCTCATCTCGCTGATCGGACTGATCTCCCTCGTGTTCCTCTCGAGAGGGTTCATGCACAACGTCACCCGCCAGATCATGATCAATCTGGGACAGATCGCCTGCCTGCTCATCCCCTGGGCCATCACCAGGTACGTCATGAGGGATTATGTCGGGGCGAGGACGGTCCTCTGGGAGACCATGCCGATGATCCTCTTCTACCTGGCCGGCATCTCCTACCTCGCCAGGCCAGAGATCAGGGACGTCAGCCCCTCCGAGGAGCTGAAGGTCCGCCTGGCGAGGGTGGAATCCTCCTACACCATGGACCCCCGCTGCTACATGCCCCTGAGGGACCTGGTCATGATTCTCGGGTTCACCGACTACGGATGGACCTACCACGAGAGCGGCCCCATCGAGAAGGAGTGCCGGGGCAAGATCATCGGAGAGACCAAGAGGCACTGGGTGGTCACCGTGAAGAAATGGCGGTCGGAGGACTTCTGTCGCGTCGTCATCTCTCCCGAGGAGCATAGCCGCGGGTCGTGGGGCCTGAGGTTCGAGCTCATGCACTATCATTTCACACAGCTCAACGACAAGGGATTCGTCAGGATATACGGCAACGACGGATTCTTCATCGACATGTTCACCGAGGACCCCCGCATCTACGAGAACAACGCGGTCTCCATGGGACTCGACAAACTGCTTAGGAAATTCTGAGGAAGGACAATGAACGAGATTTGGACGGAGAAATACAGGCCCAAGACCCTGGACGAGGTCGTGGGCCAGAAGAGCATCACCGACAGGCTGAAGGGATACGTGGAAGCTAAGAACATGTCCCACCTGATGTTCGCCGGTTCCCCCGGAACCGGTAAGACCACCTGCGCACTGGCACTCGCAAGGAGCATGTACGGTGACAGCTGGAGGGGCAACTTCATCGAGCTCAACGCCTCCGACGACAGGGGTATCGACGTAGTAAGGGGAAAGATCAAGGACTTCGCCAGGACCGCCCCCGTCGACGGTGCCGATTTCAAGATCATCTTCCTCGACGAGTCCGATGCCCTTACCAACGATGCGCAGGGTGCCCTCAGGAGGACCATGGAGAAGTACTCCAAGACCTGCAGGTTCATCCTCTCATGCAACTACTCCTCCAAGATCATCGACCCCATCCAGTCCAGATGCGCCGTGTTCAGGTTCAGGCCTCTCAGCAACGAGGACATCCGCGAGTACCTCGAGAGGATCTGCAAGGAAGAATCCCTCGAGGTGGAGGAGGGCGCACTCGACGCACTCGTCTACATCTCCAGGGGAGACATGAGGAGGGCCGTCAACACCCTCCAGACCGCTGATTCCCTCGGCGTCCCCATCTCCGTCGACGTCATCTCCAAGGTATCCGGTTCCGCCAACGAGGACGAGATCATGGGCATCCTCACCTCCGCCCTGGCCGGCAGATTCACCGAGGCCAGCTCGAAGCTCGACAAGGTCATGATCGACTACGGTCTGTCCGGACAGGACATCATCCGCCAGATGCACTCCCAGATCTTCAAGCTCAGCGTGGACACCGAGTCCAAGGTCAAACTCATCGACAAGACCGGTGAGATCGAGTTCCGCATCATCGAAGGAAGCAACGAGAAGATCCAGCTCGAAGCTCTCCTTGCGTACATGGTACTCATCGGCGAGAAGAACTGAGCATGGACAACGTCCTGCCCCTCTCCGACGCCGAATCCTTCCGCCGCTGGCTGGAGGCCAACCACGATTCCCAGAAGGAATGCTGGCTGGAGCTCCGGCGCGGGCGTCCGACCGATCCCGACGGATTCTATTATCTCGATGCGGTAGAAGTAGCACTATGCTTCGGATGGATCGACAGCACCCAGAAGATCGTCGGTGACCGCCGTCTGCAGAGATTCTCGCCCAGGACTCCCAATGGTCCCTGGAACGAACTCAACAAGGAGAGAGTGCGCCGTCTGGAACGTCTGGGTCTTATGACCGAAGCGGGCAGGAAGGTGCTCCCTCCCATGGGCCCCCGCAGTTTCAGCGTTGATCCTGAAATAGAAGCGGCACTGAAGAAGGCCCGTGTATGGTCCCGCTTCAGGCAGTTCCCTCCGCTGTATCAGCGCGTGAAGGCATACAACATAGCTTTCTTCAAGAAACGCGACCCCGCCGCATACGAACGCATGCTGGCACATCTCATTTCGGAGACGAAGGCAGGCAGGATGTACGGGGAATGGAACGACTACGGAAGACTTTGCCAAGAGTGATCAGCGGTACCTCATGTCGACCACGCGGGCGGTCTTCTTCTCGCTGCGGGGGAGTTCCTGCAGACCGACCGCCTTCGCGATTATGAGGGGTCCGACGACATCCTTGAAACGCTTCACCACGTCGGCCTCGATGCGGGCATAGTTCTCGGGTGCCTCACCGGATTCGAATAACAGGGTGAGCTGATCCTTCCCGTCCACGTGCTCGATGCGGATCTGGTATTCGCTGCTCGCACCGGGCACCGAAGCGAGTACCTCCTCGAACTGGGCGGGGAACATGTTGACTCCCTTGACCTTGATCATATCGTCGGTCCTGCCGGTGATGATATCGATACGGTTGAACCTGTTACCGCAGCGGCACTGTCCGGGGATGATACGGGTGAGGTCGTGGGTGCGGTACCTGATGAGGGGTGCTCCCTCTTTGCGGAGAGTGGTAATGACGAGCTCCCCGACCTCTCCGTCAGGGACGTTCTTCAGGGTAACCGGATCGATGACCTCGAAATAGAGGTAGTCCTCCCAGACGTGCATCCCGGTGCCGCATCTGCAGCTGATACCGATTCCGGGACCATAGATCTCGGTGAGTCCGTAGATATCGTAGAGTTCGATTCCCAATTCCTCGGAGATCCTCCTGCGCATCTTGGCACCCCACCTCTCGGAACCGATGATTCCCTTCCTGAGGTGGATGTTGTCTTTCAGACCCTCCTTCTTGATGGCCTCCGCCAGAAGCAGTGCGTACGAGGAGGTGGAACAGAGAACGGTACTCTCAAGGTCCTGCATCATCCTGAGCTGCTTCTCGGTGTTTCCGGGACCCATCGGAATGACCATGGCGCCGAGCCTCTCCGCTCCGGCCTGGAATCCGATTCCGGCAGTCCACAGACCGTAACCGGGTGTGATCTGAATCCTGTCGTCCTTGGTGATACCGGCCATGCGGTAGCACCTCTCGAACATGATGGCCCAATCCTCCACATCGCGCTTCGTGTAAGGGATGACGACGGGGGTACCGGTGGTACCGGAGGATGAATGGATCCTCACGACCTCCGACTGGGGGACGGCCATGATACCGAGGGGATATGCCTCGCGCAGATCACCCTTGTCGGTGAACGGGAGCGACTCAAAAGAGGCCTGATCGGTGATCTTGGTGACATCGATGTCCTCGAATTTCTTCCTGTAAAAAGGGCTCCGGTCCTTGATTGTTCTCAGCAGGCCCTTGACGAGCTCAAGCTGTTCCTCGTTCATCCTCATATGATTCGGATGTCTCTATACCCGCACACAATTAAAACTATCGTTCATCAGTGTATGAAAAAGTACATTCTCTCAGACGAACGGAGGCCGGGACAGAAGCTCCTTGGCCTCCTCATTACCTCTTATGGATGCTTTGGAGAGCCATTTCTTGGCGTTGTTGATGCTCTTCACCATGCCTTCCCCGGAAAGGGAGAGCTTGCCAAGCCAGTACATGGCGTCGGGATCCCCTTCCTCAGCGGCCTGACTGAACAGTTTGACGGCGGCGGACACCTTCTTCTGACCGGTATCCCCGCGCAGGTACATCACACCCAGGCGGACCATCGCCTTGGTGTACTTCACCTCGGCACACCTCAGGTAGCGCTTCTCGGCGAGTGCGGGATCCTTATCAGTTCCCCTTCCCTCTTCGTAGATGACTCCCAGACGGTAGCATGCGAGGACGTTGCCTCCCTCCTCCGCCTTGGTGTACCATTCGATCGCTTTCTGCCAATCCTGCTTCACGCCGAGACCGTCCGAATACATATGTGCCAGATTGAACATCGCGATGACATATCCCTGCTCTGCGGAGTGGGTGTATAAGCGGATTGCCTCATCCAGATTGGCATTGGTTCCCTCGGCGTGGACGAGCATGTGGGCGGCGTTGCATTCGCCCTCCGGGTCCCCCGATTCAGCGGCGAGGTTGAACCACTGGAAAGCCTTCTCCAGGTTCTTCTCGACACCGTCCCCGCGGTAGTAGATGTATCCGAGGGCGTTACGCGCGCGGGGGTCTCCCGCGGATGCCTTCTGGAGGACCTCCTGGAATCCCATTCATCTCACGATCCTGTAACGCTGGCGGACGAACTTCTCCGGGTGGTCCATGAACCTGCTAAGCTCGTAATATCCGATGAGGTTGCCGTTGGCGACCGCCATCGCATACATCTCCAATGCCTGGTCGAGGTCCTGCTTGCGTCCGCGGCCCTCCTCGTAGATCTTGCCCAGCTGGAGCTGTGCATCGGTAGACCCAGCAATGGCCGCACGGTCGAGGTAATCGTAGGAGACGTCGTCGTTGCGCCTGACGATCTCTCCGTCATGGTAGAGGATGGCGAGCATGTAAAGAGCCTCGGCATTTCCGAGATCGGCTGCTTTCATGTAGCGCTCGACAGCCTTGTCGTAATAGCCCTGCTCCATGTCGATGTCCCCTTCTTCCAGGAGCTTGTTGCGGCGCCTGACCTCCTGCACGCTGGGAAGGTCGTTGAAGCTGCGATCCCTCTCCTCGGGGGTCTCGTACCTGCCGCCCTTGGCGATCTTTTCTACTGCCAGCAGCGAGTAGTATCCGCGGTCCGAGCCCATATCCGCCGCGCACTTGTACCAATACTTCGCCCTCTCGAAATCGACACCGATGCCTGCCATGCCGAACTCGAAGTTGCGGCCGAAACGGATGAACAGATCGGCATCCCCGTGTTCGCGGGCCCTCTGGAAATAGCTCTCGGCCTGTTCGGGGTCCTTCTCCATGGTCCATCCCTGGAGATAAGCACAGCCAAGGAAAAACTCCCCGAGGGGATAGTTCTGCTCCGCGACCTTGCGGAGCCATTCCAATGCCATCGAAGGGTCCTTGAGGACCAGCATCCCGCATCTGTAGCGGACCACCAGGTCCATCATGGCCTCCGGGATTCCGGCATCGGCCGCGGCGGTCACCCAGTGCATGAACTCGTAAGGGTTGGGTTCAACTATGTCCCCGTCGCGGTAGATCTTGGCCAGTTCCCACTTAGCGCGGGCGCATCCGCGTGAGGCGGACATCTTGTACTCCTCGATGGCCAGCTACGGATCGAACTCGGAGTCGATGCCCCTGTGGTGCATGTAGGCCATGGACAGCATGGCGTAGATGTTGCCTTCCTCCGCCGCCTTGGAAATACGTCTGTCCATGGTTTTTCCTCCTTTTCCTCACTTCTTAAGGGTCTCGAGCAGCCTCTCGGCGTCGGGATCGCCCTGCCTGGCGGCGAGGGTGAGCATCTTCTTCGCGTAGAGGATGTCCTGCTCCACGACCTCTCCTTCCAGATAGAGCTTGCCGAGGTAGAACTGTGCCTCGGGGTAGCCGCTGTCGGCCACCTTCCTGAGCATGTCGAGACCTCCCTCGACATCCTTGTCCACTCCCTTTCCGTTGATCATGAACATGGCCATGAACGACATGGCACCGGGGTGTCCCTGCTCGGCTGCCTCCTGGAACCAGGCGACGGCCTTCTTGTCGTCCTGCTGGATTCCCCTGCCCTCGTAATAGAAACATGCGAGTGCGTACTGGGCGTTGGGCTCTCCTCCCTCGGCTGCCTCCTGGAACCACTTGACTGCCTCTTCGTCGCTTTGGTCGAAGTAGTATCCGTTGCCGTACATGCATCCCAGAGCATACTGTGCGATACCGTTGTAGTGCTCCGCTGCCTTCACGAACCATTTCGCCGCGGTGGCCATGTCCCTGGGCAGCACCTGTCCCTCGAAGCACATGTTGGCGTAGTCCACCATGGCCTGATCGTATCCGCCTTCGCATGCCGCGGTAAGGTACTTCCTCGCCTTGGGAACGCTCCTGCGGACGCCATTGCTTCCGTATGCGTACAGAAGACCCAGCTGGTGGCAGGCCTCGATCTGACCGCCGTCGGCGGCGGCGATGAGATACTTGACGGCACGTGCCGCATTGTAGTATTTGGTGTCCTTCATCTGGAGGATGCCTGCCAGGGCATACTGTGCGTCGGGATATCCCAGGTCGGCGGCGCGCTGATACCACTGCACGGCACGATCGAGGTCGGGATCGGTGAAATCGGCACCGGTATCGTACATGACGGCGATACGGTGGGCCGCCTCTCCGCAGCCTTTCTCTGTAGCCTCCTTAAGCATCTTGAGGGCCAGGTCCCTGTCCTTGGGCACCCCTTTTCCCTTGAGGTACATGTATCCGATGGTGTTCAGGGCGTCTTTGTCGCCGGCTTCGGCACAGGGGGTGTACAGCCTGATAGCCTCGGCATGGTTCTTGAGAGCGGGACCCCTTTTGCCGGCGGAGTCCTTGCCGGTGTCGTAGAGCGGGAAAAGTGCCTTGCAGGCGACGGGATCCCTCTGCTCTGCGAGCATGCGCTGCTTCATGAGGTTTGCCTGTACGTCGGCGGGGTTCCTTCCCATCTCCTCCAGCACGATGGAGGCAGGCTCGTAACCGCCTTCGGAGGCCTTCCTGAAGGCCTCTTCCGCTTTAGGAACATCGGCATCGGTGCAGGTGCCGGTGTAAAGGAACATACCATAGAGGTATGCGGCCTCGGGACTGCGGTCGGCCCCGTCCCTGGCCTTTGAAAATGCTTTGTTCATGTCGCGCTCGCCGGAGCCGATATCCATCCAGGAACGGATGCTGGCGGCATATTGGTCGACGACGCGAACGGTATCGTTATTCATCACCCTTCCTTAGATAAAAGCAGTATAAAAAAGGGGGGATGCAAAAAATAGAGGTTTTCATGCTCTTGTATCCGGAATTCAATCGAAAAACAATGCCGCCCGATGTAATCCTTAAATAGTGTGTACTAAGATGATTTTGCATAGCAACCGTAGTTGCCCAGCTTCTTTTCAGAGGTCATCCCGCATCCTGAGACGGTTGTGAACCGTCAAAGGAGTGCAGTCGATGCAGAGATGTTTAGATGATGTGATAGATGATGGCAGATTCCTTGACCTCATCAGGGAAAGACTGTCGGAATGGGAGGGGGATGTTGACGATGACCAGTTTGTTGCGGTTTGGTCAGCTGCTGATTACAGGTTGAAGTTTTACAATTCGTTTTCGAACGGGAACGAGAAAATCGAAAACCTGATGAAGGCTTTCGCTGAGGTCGGATTCATACCGCAATTTGACGTATGCGGCCCCCCTACGATAGAGCTGGATAATCTTGATATGTCGCCCAAAGGGGATCTGATATCTGTCAGCAGTCAGAGTTCCGATGATTACGGATACAACAAGAAATACATCACGATAATTCTGACCGGAATCATGCTCCCATTCACGATGATACCTCTGGGGACCGGTTACCGCCAGACACATGCTTTCTCCAACGATTCCAGATTACTGGTCACGATATGCGATGAGCGCTTATCTATCTGGGACATCTTCAATCTCAGGAAAATCCTGACAGGAGTTATCGAAAGATTGGATGAAACCCCGCTCATCACCTGGTCCGAAGACGGCTCACACATCTGTGTGCGCTCGAACGGACACATATATACCGTATCGGTCGAGAGCGGAGAGATCCGCGAACTCTTATCTCTAGACGGCAAAATGACTAACCTGGTCCTTAATCGGGACGGGTCGATACTCATGGCCCTATACTTACAGGAGGTCAGATTCGTCGATACTCTGACAGATACCGTCATTTCATCATATCCGTTGCCGATAACATTCTCCAGAGTGGCACTGGCATACTATCTGAACAACTTCTTCCGCATTATTGCAGGAGGATATGTGATGATGACCGCACATGATAAGGCTCCCGAAATAATCAAGGATCACCGCCAGAATCTGGAGTTACTGATGGATTCCATCAACAATTCAAGCAGATACTGGTCCAAAAACGCCAAGGTATTATGGTGGGGACGCAGCGATCTTGATCATAATCGTGTAAGTTTCGAATGCGCGGAATATATTCACTCAAAAACGATAAGATGCGATATAGACACAACTGACCTCAGTTACAAAATCGCGGCAGAACCGACTAATCCGCTCATGGAAGAACCGCCTGCCCCGAAAAGATAGGAGCGTATTAACCCCCCAGAAACAATCGATCCGATTTCAATTCTGAATGAAGGCAGGATATTAGATTTCTTCTATGAAGGCAAAATCGTAAGGATGCGTCATGTGGAAACGCGCGGAAACTTCGAGTTATTCGTCATACGGGAATACGAAACGGATGCTCCGTATCAGAAATACGAATACAGATTCATCGAACCAGGATTCATGGAATCGTACCCCGATCTCCCAACGGAAGCGACAGGGCAGATGGTAAACCGCCGCGAGTATTACGATCTCACAGGCGATGAAAACGGCCAGCATATCTTCTACCTGGTAGACCCCGTCAGCAGAATAGAATCGGCAGAGATTCCCTTTGTGAAACAATTCCCCCAGAACCCTGATGCCAGGGTGTGGGAGAAGATTGACTATGGGGCCGGTCAGAACTATTACATCTCGTTTTCCGAGAAGATCGGACCCAATTACTATGAAAAGACCAATGATTGGTTCATTTGCGACGGAGAAAGTATCAGTGAACTGCTTTTCCCCAGCTCCAAACCTATGGAATATCTTCATAGGGGGTTGTGCCATAATTCGGATGGGCTGTTCCTGATAGATCCTGTCAGAAAAACATTCAAACTCATCCTTTCCAACCAAATCATTACCGAAAACAATCTTTTGCTGGATGAGGTGTGCTATGATAACGGAAAGATCATAACCACTAAAAAAAGCGGTACTGAGAAGGTCTTGGTATCTGTAGAACCTTCTACAGGAGAGATTGTCCCGTTCAATATTACTATCCCGAAAGAAAACAGCAAATTCATTTGTGCCAGAGGGATGGTATTCTATGCTAGGGATTACACAATAAAAGTTATCGATGGATCCGATGGTCATGAACTGTTAGACATCGATTTGTCTGATTTTAAGAAATGGCTTGTGGTCGGATGCAACGATGCGGGGGTCGTATCTCTGGCCAAACTCAAACTGAACTATACTGGAAACTATTCGACTCATGCTGAAATCGATTTGGGAAGAATGGTACCGGATACATATGAAATTGAGAAATTCGAATC
The sequence above is a segment of the methanogenic archaeon ISO4-H5 genome. Coding sequences within it:
- a CDS encoding transmembrane protein produces the protein MNFGTWDQRELHLTGAAAAMCVCVLIYLPGIVEEGIHYFDDLADFMAIVVAVMFMFFAVLFRHDKWTSLLILLGGVNLYSAIRCLAVDFTQSMMFFQLVLMDLISLIGLISLVFLSRGFMHNVTRQIMINLGQIACLLIPWAITRYVMRDYVGARTVLWETMPMILFYLAGISYLARPEIRDVSPSEELKVRLARVESSYTMDPRCYMPLRDLVMILGFTDYGWTYHESGPIEKECRGKIIGETKRHWVVTVKKWRSEDFCRVVISPEEHSRGSWGLRFELMHYHFTQLNDKGFVRIYGNDGFFIDMFTEDPRIYENNAVSMGLDKLLRKF
- a CDS encoding replication factor C small subunit; the protein is MNEIWTEKYRPKTLDEVVGQKSITDRLKGYVEAKNMSHLMFAGSPGTGKTTCALALARSMYGDSWRGNFIELNASDDRGIDVVRGKIKDFARTAPVDGADFKIIFLDESDALTNDAQGALRRTMEKYSKTCRFILSCNYSSKIIDPIQSRCAVFRFRPLSNEDIREYLERICKEESLEVEEGALDALVYISRGDMRRAVNTLQTADSLGVPISVDVISKVSGSANEDEIMGILTSALAGRFTEASSKLDKVMIDYGLSGQDIIRQMHSQIFKLSVDTESKVKLIDKTGEIEFRIIEGSNEKIQLEALLAYMVLIGEKN
- a CDS encoding coenzyme F390 synthetase FtsA translates to MNEEQLELVKGLLRTIKDRSPFYRKKFEDIDVTKITDQASFESLPFTDKGDLREAYPLGIMAVPQSEVVRIHSSSGTTGTPVVIPYTKRDVEDWAIMFERCYRMAGITKDDRIQITPGYGLWTAGIGFQAGAERLGAMVIPMGPGNTEKQLRMMQDLESTVLCSTSSYALLLAEAIKKEGLKDNIHLRKGIIGSERWGAKMRRRISEELGIELYDIYGLTEIYGPGIGISCRCGTGMHVWEDYLYFEVIDPVTLKNVPDGEVGELVITTLRKEGAPLIRYRTHDLTRIIPGQCRCGNRFNRIDIITGRTDDMIKVKGVNMFPAQFEEVLASVPGASSEYQIRIEHVDGKDQLTLLFESGEAPENYARIEADVVKRFKDVVGPLIIAKAVGLQELPRSEKKTARVVDMRYR
- a CDS encoding TPR repeat-containing protein, yielding MGFQEVLQKASAGDPRARNALGYIYYRGDGVEKNLEKAFQWFNLAAESGDPEGECNAAHMLVHAEGTNANLDEAIRLYTHSAEQGYVIAMFNLAHMYSDGLGVKQDWQKAIEWYTKAEEGGNVLACYRLGVIYEEGRGTDKDPALAEKRYLRCAEVKYTKAMVRLGVMYLRGDTGQKKVSAAVKLFSQAAEEGDPDAMYWLGKLSLSGEGMVKSINNAKKWLSKASIRGNEEAKELLSRPPFV
- a CDS encoding TPR repeat-containing protein, which encodes MDRRISKAAEEGNIYAMLSMAYMHHRGIDSEFDPOLAIEEYKMSASRGCARAKWELAKIYRDGDIVEPNPYEFMHWVTAAADAGIPEAMMDLVVRYRCGMLVLKDPSMALEWLRKVAEQNYPLGEFFLGCAYLQGWTMEKDPEQAESYFQRAREHGDADLFIRFGRNFEFGMAGIGVDFERAKYWYKCAADMGSDRGYYSLLAVEKIAKGGRYETPEERDRSFNDLPSVQEVRRRNKLLEEGDIDMEQGYYDKAVERYMKAADLGNAEALYMLAILYHDGEIVRRNDDVSYDYLDRAAIAGSTDAQLQLGKIYEEGRGRKQDLDQALEMYAMAVANGNLIGYYELSRFMDHPEKFVRQRYRIVR
- a CDS encoding TPR repeat-containing protein, with product MNNDTVRVVDQYAASIRSWMDIGSGERDMNKAFSKARDGADRSPEAAYLYGMFLYTGTCTDADVPKAEEAFRKASEGGYEPASIVLEEMGRNPADVQANLMKQRMLAEQRDPVACKALFPLYDTGKDSAGKRGPALKNHAEAIRLYTPCAEAGDKDALNTIGYMYLKGKGVPKDRDLALKMLKEATEKGCGEAAHRIAVMYDTGADFTDPDLDRAVQWYQRAADLGYPDAQYALAGILQMKDTKYYNAARAVKYLIAAADGGQIEACHQLGLLYAYGSNGVRRSVPKARKYLTAACEGGYDQAMVDYANMCFEGQVLPRDMATAAKWFVKAAEHYNGIAQYALGCMYGNGYYFDQSDEEAVKWFQEAAEGGEPNAQYALACFYYEGRGIQQDDKKAVAWFQEAAEQGHPGAMSFMAMFMINGKGVDKDVEGGLDMLRKVADSGYPEAQFYLGKLYLEGEVVEQDILYAKKMLTLAARQGDPDAERLLETLKK